Proteins co-encoded in one Afipia sp. P52-10 genomic window:
- a CDS encoding PleD family two-component system response regulator has product MKTCLIVDDSSVIRKVARRILEGLDFQITEAENGEKALDVCRQALPDAVLLDWNMPVMDGYDFLRNLRQMPGGDKPKVVFCTTENDVAHIARALHAGANEYIMKPFDKDIVTAKFHEVGLI; this is encoded by the coding sequence ATGAAGACATGTCTGATTGTCGATGACTCGAGTGTGATCAGGAAGGTTGCCCGCCGGATTCTCGAAGGCTTGGATTTCCAGATCACCGAGGCTGAGAATGGCGAAAAGGCGCTCGACGTTTGCCGCCAAGCTCTGCCGGATGCCGTCCTGCTCGACTGGAATATGCCGGTGATGGACGGATACGATTTTCTGCGCAATCTGCGGCAGATGCCGGGCGGCGATAAGCCGAAGGTGGTGTTCTGCACGACCGAGAACGATGTCGCGCATATTGCACGGGCGCTCCATGCCGGGGCGAACGAATACATCATGAAGCCGTTCGACAAGGATATCGTGACGGCCAAGTTTCACGAAGTTGGATTGATCTAA
- the ctrA gene encoding response regulator transcription factor CtrA, translated as MRVLLIEDDSATAQSIELMLKSESFNVYTTDLGEEGVDLGKLYDYDIILLDLNLPDMSGYDVLKQLRVSKIKTPILILSGLAGIEDKVKGLGVGADDYMTKPFHKDELVARIHAIVRRSKGHAQSVIQTGDLVVNLDTKTVEVGGQRVHLTGKEYQMLELLSLRKGTTLTKEMFLNHLYGGMDEPELKIIDVFICKLRKKLANASEGRNFIETVWGRGYVLREPHDEEERIPA; from the coding sequence ATGCGCGTTTTGCTGATTGAAGATGATAGCGCGACCGCGCAGTCGATTGAGCTGATGCTCAAATCGGAAAGCTTCAACGTCTACACGACGGACCTGGGCGAAGAAGGCGTCGATCTCGGGAAACTGTACGATTACGACATCATCCTTCTCGACCTGAACCTGCCGGACATGTCCGGTTACGACGTGCTCAAGCAACTGCGCGTCTCCAAGATCAAGACTCCCATTCTGATCCTCTCCGGCCTCGCCGGCATCGAGGACAAGGTCAAGGGCCTCGGCGTCGGCGCCGACGACTACATGACCAAGCCCTTCCACAAGGACGAGCTGGTCGCCCGCATCCACGCGATCGTGCGCCGTTCCAAGGGACACGCCCAGTCGGTCATCCAGACCGGCGACCTCGTCGTCAACCTCGACACCAAGACGGTGGAAGTCGGCGGCCAGCGCGTGCACCTGACCGGCAAGGAATATCAGATGCTGGAGCTGCTCTCGCTTCGCAAGGGAACCACCCTCACCAAGGAGATGTTCCTCAATCATCTCTACGGCGGCATGGACGAGCCCGAACTCAAGATCATCGACGTGTTTATCTGCAAGCTGCGCAAGAAGCTGGCGAATGCCTCCGAAGGCCGCAACTTCATCGAGACCGTCTGGGGCCGCGGCTACGTGCTGCGCGAGCCGCACGACGAGGAAGAGCGCATTCCCGCCTGA
- the flhA gene encoding flagellar biosynthesis protein FlhA gives MDASAVPHLRSGGPQAAAHIFGARARQAREGVATMVDLTAGQGTTATGNGLSIKDIGDLLRRGDIALAIGILTILVVLILPLPPVVLDMLLAVSIILSILILMTSLFIQAPLEFSSFPTVLLISTMLRLALNLASTRLILAHGHEGTAAAGHVIEAFGNFVMGGNFIIGLIVFIILVIVNFVVITKGSGRIAEVAARFHLDSMPGKQMAIDADLSAGLIDEKTAKTRRKELEDESGFFGAMDGASKFVRGDAIAGLLVVFINVIGGMIIGIAQQNMSFADAARTYTLLTVGDGLVTQIPALIVSTAAGLLVSKAGITGAADKALIGQLSGYPRALGMSAGVMLILAALPGIPMLPFLLLGGGAGYLAWTSNKRNAAKAVAEAKAAAAAPAAAAAAAQAAAEEPIAAALKIDDLKIELGYALLPLVNAPDGTDRLTEQIKALRRSLAMEMGFVMPSVRILDNVQLEANTYIIKIKEVDAGQGRIWPANYMVMDPAGGQVSVPGIHTTEPTFGLPATWVDAALKEEASLKGYTVVDAATVLSTHLTELLKNNVADLLSYGEVQKLLKELPKEQAELVKDIVPTQITVSGIQRVLQLLLAERISIRDLSTILEGIADAVAFSRNPATIVEHVRARLARQICAQHTSMNGYLPLIALSAKWEQAFAESIIGTGDERSLAMQPSKLSEFITLVRDRFEQAAREGEAPVLVTSAAIRPFVRSLVERFRAQTSVMSQSEIHPRARLKTVGSV, from the coding sequence GTGGACGCCAGCGCGGTGCCTCATCTTCGGTCCGGCGGCCCGCAAGCCGCCGCACACATCTTTGGGGCGCGGGCGCGCCAGGCGCGGGAAGGCGTGGCGACGATGGTCGATCTAACGGCAGGACAAGGCACGACCGCAACGGGCAACGGCCTCAGCATCAAGGATATTGGCGACCTGCTCAGGCGTGGCGACATCGCGCTGGCGATCGGCATCCTGACGATCCTGGTGGTGCTGATCCTGCCGCTGCCTCCCGTCGTTCTCGACATGCTGCTGGCGGTTTCGATCATTCTGTCGATCCTGATCCTGATGACGTCGCTGTTCATCCAGGCGCCGCTGGAATTCTCGTCTTTTCCCACCGTGCTGCTGATCTCGACCATGCTGCGGCTGGCGCTGAACCTGGCGTCCACCCGGCTGATCCTGGCGCACGGCCACGAAGGCACCGCCGCCGCCGGACATGTCATCGAGGCGTTCGGCAATTTCGTGATGGGCGGCAATTTCATCATCGGCCTGATCGTCTTCATCATCCTGGTAATCGTCAACTTCGTGGTCATCACCAAGGGTTCGGGGCGTATCGCCGAAGTCGCGGCCCGCTTCCATCTCGACTCGATGCCCGGCAAGCAGATGGCGATCGATGCCGATCTCTCCGCGGGCCTGATCGACGAGAAGACCGCCAAGACCCGCCGCAAGGAGCTGGAGGACGAGAGCGGCTTCTTCGGCGCGATGGACGGTGCATCGAAGTTCGTGCGCGGTGACGCCATCGCCGGCCTGCTGGTGGTGTTCATCAACGTCATCGGCGGCATGATCATTGGCATTGCCCAGCAGAACATGAGCTTCGCCGATGCCGCGCGCACGTATACGCTGCTGACCGTCGGCGACGGCCTCGTCACGCAAATCCCCGCGCTGATCGTCTCCACCGCGGCGGGCCTGCTCGTCTCCAAGGCCGGCATCACCGGCGCCGCGGACAAGGCGCTGATCGGTCAGCTCTCGGGCTATCCGCGCGCGCTCGGCATGTCGGCCGGCGTAATGCTGATCCTCGCCGCCCTGCCCGGCATTCCGATGCTGCCGTTCCTGCTGCTCGGCGGCGGTGCCGGCTATCTCGCCTGGACTTCGAACAAGCGCAACGCCGCCAAGGCCGTGGCCGAAGCGAAAGCGGCCGCCGCAGCGCCGGCCGCAGCCGCGGCAGCCGCCCAGGCCGCGGCTGAAGAGCCGATCGCCGCAGCGCTGAAGATCGACGATCTGAAGATCGAGCTCGGTTACGCGCTTCTGCCGCTCGTCAACGCTCCGGACGGCACCGATCGCCTGACCGAGCAGATCAAGGCGCTGCGCCGCTCGCTCGCGATGGAGATGGGGTTCGTGATGCCATCGGTGCGCATCCTCGACAACGTCCAACTCGAGGCGAACACGTACATCATCAAGATCAAGGAGGTCGATGCTGGCCAAGGCCGCATTTGGCCCGCCAACTATATGGTGATGGATCCGGCCGGTGGTCAGGTCAGCGTCCCCGGCATCCACACCACCGAGCCGACCTTCGGCCTGCCCGCCACTTGGGTCGACGCCGCGCTGAAGGAGGAGGCCTCGCTCAAGGGCTACACCGTCGTCGATGCCGCGACCGTGCTGTCGACGCATCTCACCGAGCTTCTGAAGAACAACGTCGCCGACCTGCTCTCCTACGGCGAGGTGCAGAAGCTGCTCAAGGAGCTACCGAAAGAGCAGGCCGAACTCGTCAAGGATATCGTGCCGACCCAGATCACCGTCTCGGGCATCCAGCGCGTCCTGCAGCTGCTGCTCGCCGAGCGCATCTCGATCCGCGATCTCTCCACCATCCTGGAAGGCATCGCCGACGCCGTGGCCTTCTCGCGGAACCCGGCTACGATCGTCGAACATGTCCGCGCCCGTCTTGCCCGGCAGATCTGCGCCCAGCACACCTCGATGAACGGCTACCTGCCGCTGATCGCCCTGTCGGCCAAGTGGGAACAGGCTTTCGCTGAATCGATCATCGGCACCGGCGACGAGCGCAGCCTCGCGATGCAACCCTCGAAACTGTCCGAGTTCATCACCCTCGTGCGCGACCGGTTCGAGCAGGCGGCGCGGGAGGGCGAGGCGCCGGTTCTGGTGACCTCAGCCGCGATCCGCCCGTTTGTCCGATCACTCGTGGAGCGGTTCCGCGCTCAAACATCCGTGATGTCACAGTCCGAAATCCACCCACGCGCGCGTCTAAAGACGGTCGGGAGCGTTTAA
- a CDS encoding anti-sigma factor domain-containing protein, whose protein sequence is MSGADLMSYDEDHIAMAAEYVLGTLDGEERSQVETMMGVDPEFKALVEQWERRLGELHAMVGVVEPADEVWVRIRTAVAAIAPAAAMRLPEITTPAAAPPAPVVQDIAPDNATPAPAADNVRGWRTFAYAASALAACLAAFIAVQASRPDILPAALQPKGKVETVQAPAPAQYAAVLQRDGGSPAFVMTIDTNTKAFTVRKAGPDAPPGRSYELWMVSDRFTQPRSLGVIGATDFTTKSDLASFDNNTIRSAIYAVTVEQEGGSPSGAPTVAPIYAGKPLEIVPAASVPAPAKSR, encoded by the coding sequence GTGTCTGGGGCTGACCTGATGAGCTACGACGAAGACCATATCGCAATGGCGGCCGAGTACGTCCTTGGCACGTTGGACGGCGAGGAGCGGTCTCAGGTCGAGACCATGATGGGCGTCGATCCTGAATTCAAGGCGCTGGTGGAGCAGTGGGAGCGGCGGCTCGGCGAGCTGCATGCGATGGTCGGTGTGGTGGAGCCCGCCGATGAGGTCTGGGTCCGCATCAGAACAGCGGTTGCAGCGATTGCACCGGCCGCAGCCATGCGCCTGCCGGAGATCACGACGCCGGCGGCTGCTCCTCCCGCGCCGGTGGTGCAAGACATCGCGCCGGACAACGCGACGCCAGCACCCGCCGCCGACAACGTTCGGGGCTGGCGGACGTTCGCTTACGCGGCCTCTGCGCTCGCGGCATGTCTGGCGGCGTTCATTGCCGTGCAAGCCTCTCGGCCGGACATCCTGCCCGCGGCGTTGCAGCCGAAGGGCAAGGTGGAGACCGTCCAGGCGCCTGCGCCGGCTCAATACGCGGCCGTGTTGCAGCGTGACGGCGGTTCGCCGGCCTTCGTCATGACCATCGATACGAACACGAAGGCGTTCACGGTGCGCAAGGCTGGTCCGGATGCACCGCCGGGCCGGAGCTACGAATTGTGGATGGTGTCGGACCGCTTCACGCAGCCCCGCTCGCTCGGCGTGATCGGCGCCACCGATTTCACGACGAAGTCCGACCTTGCATCGTTCGACAACAATACGATCCGCTCGGCCATCTACGCAGTGACGGTCGAGCAGGAGGGCGGCTCGCCGAGTGGCGCGCCGACTGTTGCGCCGATCTATGCGGGCAAGCCGCTCGAGATCGTGCCTGCCGCATCGGTTCCGGCGCCGGCGAAATCGCGTTAA
- a CDS encoding enoyl-CoA hydratase/isomerase family protein — translation MSSEFVRYTVTDAIAEVTLDRAPVNALNMPLIDELLAALEQAKNDTSVRAVIISSAHKVFCAGLDLDITRGKRGVEAKAFLERLYFALNDVQYRLGKPSIAAIDGPVRAGGMTIAISCDMIVAGDASTFGYPEIDVGLIPALHFVQLTRLVGKHQAFGPLFLGDPFDAAAAFRMGLVSEVVPKGSALEKARAIARRFAEKSPIVMKIGRDAFMRAVDADYRRAIEHTADSFALITTTQDSQEGLNAFVEKRKPSYRGV, via the coding sequence ATGTCATCTGAATTCGTTCGTTACACCGTCACCGATGCCATCGCCGAAGTGACCCTCGACCGCGCGCCGGTCAATGCGCTGAACATGCCGCTGATCGACGAGCTGCTGGCCGCTCTGGAGCAGGCGAAGAACGACACGTCCGTTCGTGCCGTGATCATTTCCAGCGCGCACAAGGTCTTTTGCGCCGGCCTCGATCTCGACATCACGCGGGGCAAGCGCGGCGTTGAAGCCAAGGCGTTTCTCGAACGGCTCTATTTCGCGCTCAACGATGTGCAGTATCGGCTCGGCAAGCCGAGCATCGCCGCGATCGATGGCCCTGTGCGGGCGGGCGGCATGACCATCGCGATCTCCTGCGACATGATCGTGGCCGGCGACGCCTCGACCTTTGGTTATCCCGAGATCGATGTCGGCCTCATTCCGGCGCTGCACTTCGTGCAGCTCACGCGCCTGGTCGGCAAGCATCAAGCATTCGGTCCGCTGTTCCTCGGCGATCCCTTCGATGCAGCCGCCGCGTTTCGCATGGGCCTGGTCAGCGAGGTCGTGCCAAAGGGCAGCGCACTGGAGAAAGCGCGGGCCATCGCCCGGCGCTTTGCCGAGAAGTCACCGATTGTCATGAAGATTGGACGCGACGCCTTCATGCGCGCGGTGGATGCCGACTACCGCCGCGCCATCGAACACACGGCCGACAGCTTCGCCCTCATCACCACGACGCAGGACAGCCAGGAAGGGCTCAATGCCTTCGTCGAGAAGCGCAAGCCCAGCTATCGCGGCGTTTAA
- a CDS encoding chemotaxis response regulator protein-glutamate methylesterase encodes MSATFVTPGSTVESRSQALRVMVVDDSAVIRGLISRWIEAETDMTVVASLRTGREAVDHVERFDPHVAVLDIEMPDLDGISALPLLLAKKRDLVVVMASTLTRRNAEISFRALSLGAADYIPKPESAREVAAAETFRRDLIQKIRHLGARRIGMRSPVQSPSLVPAQSPVPAPASNALPKALQHAVAAPLRLRPFTAAVPRVLTIGSSTGGPQALMTLVAEIGPVIDRFPVLITQHMPPTFTTILAEHLTRASKRPAQEAVDGEAVRAGRIYVAPGGKHMLVARRGTEIVIVLDDGPQVNFCKPAVDPLFQSAVGVWQNGVIATVLTGMGADGMRGGKDVVAAGGNVIAQDEATSVVWGMPGAAAHAGICAAILPLAQIGPKLVRLFAGDRR; translated from the coding sequence ATGAGTGCGACGTTTGTAACGCCGGGCAGTACCGTCGAAAGCCGAAGTCAGGCGCTTCGCGTGATGGTGGTCGACGATTCGGCCGTCATTCGCGGCTTGATCTCGCGTTGGATCGAAGCCGAGACGGATATGACGGTTGTGGCATCTTTGCGCACCGGGCGCGAGGCAGTCGATCATGTCGAGCGGTTCGATCCGCATGTCGCCGTACTCGATATCGAGATGCCGGATCTCGACGGCATTTCGGCGCTGCCATTGCTGCTTGCCAAGAAACGCGATCTGGTCGTCGTCATGGCCTCGACGCTGACCCGCCGCAACGCCGAGATCAGCTTCAGGGCGCTGTCGCTCGGCGCCGCCGATTACATTCCGAAGCCGGAGAGCGCCCGCGAAGTGGCCGCCGCCGAGACCTTCCGGCGCGACCTGATTCAAAAAATTCGCCATCTGGGTGCGCGACGCATTGGCATGCGGAGCCCGGTGCAGAGCCCGTCTCTGGTTCCGGCCCAGAGCCCGGTGCCGGCACCGGCGTCGAACGCGCTGCCGAAAGCCCTGCAGCATGCTGTCGCCGCGCCGTTGAGGCTGCGCCCGTTCACGGCGGCGGTGCCGAGGGTCTTGACGATCGGATCGTCCACGGGCGGGCCGCAGGCGCTGATGACGTTGGTCGCCGAGATTGGTCCGGTGATCGATCGCTTCCCGGTGTTGATCACCCAGCATATGCCGCCGACCTTTACGACGATCCTTGCGGAGCACCTGACGCGGGCCAGCAAACGTCCCGCACAGGAGGCAGTTGACGGCGAGGCGGTGAGGGCCGGTCGCATCTATGTGGCGCCTGGCGGCAAGCATATGCTGGTCGCGCGGCGCGGGACCGAGATCGTGATCGTGCTCGACGACGGACCGCAGGTGAATTTCTGCAAGCCCGCGGTTGATCCCTTGTTTCAGTCCGCCGTCGGCGTCTGGCAGAACGGCGTGATCGCCACCGTGCTGACCGGCATGGGGGCCGACGGCATGCGCGGCGGCAAGGATGTCGTGGCCGCCGGCGGCAACGTCATAGCGCAGGATGAGGCGACGAGCGTGGTGTGGGGGATGCCCGGGGCCGCTGCGCATGCGGGGATTTGCGCGGCGATCCTGCCCTTGGCTCAGATTGGTCCAAAGCTCGTGCGTTTGTTTGCAGGAGACCGGCGGTGA
- a CDS encoding MFS transporter, with translation MPINDSLPSQTSFVPDSAAAWRRLGLALLIGTLGSVGMWSVVVVLPVVQAEFGATRADASLAFTMAMLGFGIGGVATGRLADRLGILPAITLGIGALLLGYVGAGLSTVLWQFTIVHFAIGLGASATFAPLMAEASHWFVRRRGIAVTIAASGNYLAGAIWPPIVERGTAFYGWRATHIAIGIFCSVVMALLLVVLRASMRGTERQSQAAAAPSVDLGIGTNALTAILGLAAFSCCVAMAMPQVHIVAYCGDLGYGVARGAEMLALMLAFGIISRIASGVFADRFGGLATLLLGSVAQAVALILYLFFDGLTSLYIVSALFGLFQGGLVPSYALIVRETMPANEAATRVGIVIMVSVLGMSFGGWVSGLIFDATGSYRAAFLNGIGWNAFNLGIAILLLLRARRRPAFA, from the coding sequence ATGCCGATTAACGATTCTCTTCCATCTCAGACGTCCTTCGTGCCTGACTCGGCGGCCGCGTGGCGGCGGCTGGGCCTTGCGCTGCTGATCGGTACGCTCGGCAGCGTCGGCATGTGGTCGGTGGTGGTGGTGCTGCCGGTGGTGCAGGCGGAGTTCGGCGCTACTCGCGCCGATGCCTCGCTCGCGTTCACCATGGCGATGCTCGGCTTCGGCATCGGCGGGGTCGCCACCGGGCGGCTTGCCGACAGGCTCGGCATCCTGCCGGCGATTACCTTGGGCATCGGCGCGCTGCTGCTCGGCTATGTCGGAGCCGGGCTTTCGACCGTTCTTTGGCAGTTCACGATCGTCCATTTCGCGATCGGTCTTGGTGCCTCCGCCACCTTCGCGCCGCTGATGGCCGAGGCCTCGCACTGGTTCGTGCGCCGGCGTGGCATCGCGGTGACGATCGCGGCAAGCGGAAACTACCTGGCGGGGGCGATCTGGCCGCCGATCGTCGAGCGCGGAACGGCGTTCTATGGCTGGCGCGCGACGCATATCGCCATCGGCATCTTCTGTTCCGTGGTGATGGCCCTGCTGCTTGTGGTGCTGCGGGCGAGCATGCGCGGGACAGAACGCCAGTCGCAGGCCGCCGCGGCACCGAGTGTCGATCTCGGCATCGGCACCAATGCCCTTACAGCTATTCTTGGCCTTGCGGCCTTCTCCTGCTGTGTGGCGATGGCGATGCCACAGGTGCATATCGTCGCCTATTGCGGCGATCTTGGTTACGGCGTCGCCCGTGGCGCCGAGATGCTGGCCTTGATGCTTGCCTTTGGCATTATCAGCCGGATCGCCTCCGGTGTCTTCGCCGACCGCTTCGGCGGGCTCGCCACGTTGCTGTTGGGGTCGGTGGCGCAGGCCGTTGCGCTGATCCTCTATCTGTTCTTCGATGGTCTGACGTCGCTCTATATCGTCTCCGCCCTGTTCGGGTTGTTCCAGGGTGGTCTCGTGCCGAGCTACGCCTTGATCGTGCGGGAAACCATGCCGGCGAACGAGGCCGCAACCCGCGTCGGCATCGTGATCATGGTCTCGGTGCTCGGCATGTCGTTCGGCGGCTGGGTATCCGGCTTGATCTTCGATGCGACGGGCTCCTATCGCGCGGCGTTCCTCAACGGCATCGGTTGGAACGCTTTCAATCTCGGTATTGCGATCCTGCTGTTGTTGCGCGCACGAAGGCGGCCCGCATTCGCATAA
- a CDS encoding sigma-70 family RNA polymerase sigma factor produces MLTSAELVWLIAAVAKGDEVAFERLYAATRAKLYGVVLRILRRQDLAEEVIQECYIKIWSNAGQFDPSVSSPITWMVSIARNRAIDLMRKRSEASLEEEPEAMEVASDTPDPLARREMTDELKRLLGCVGKLEPERQRLVLLAYYNGWSREQLAEKFDTPVNTVKTWLRRSLLEIRECLGLT; encoded by the coding sequence ATGCTGACGTCGGCCGAATTGGTCTGGCTGATCGCCGCCGTGGCGAAGGGTGACGAGGTTGCATTCGAGCGTCTCTACGCCGCAACGCGAGCGAAACTTTACGGCGTGGTGCTGCGTATCTTGCGCAGACAGGATCTCGCCGAAGAAGTGATCCAGGAATGTTACATCAAGATTTGGAGCAATGCCGGGCAGTTCGATCCGAGCGTTTCGTCTCCAATCACCTGGATGGTGTCGATCGCGCGCAATCGGGCGATCGATCTGATGCGCAAGCGGAGCGAGGCCTCGCTCGAGGAGGAGCCGGAGGCCATGGAGGTGGCATCCGATACGCCGGATCCGCTGGCGCGCCGCGAAATGACCGACGAGTTGAAACGGTTGCTCGGCTGCGTGGGCAAGTTGGAGCCTGAGCGGCAGCGGTTGGTGCTGCTGGCCTATTACAACGGCTGGAGCCGCGAGCAGCTGGCAGAGAAGTTCGACACCCCCGTCAATACGGTGAAGACGTGGCTGCGGAGGAGCCTGTTGGAGATTCGCGAGTGTCTGGGGCTGACCTGA
- the fliJ gene encoding flagellar export protein FliJ, which yields MKSRETLIRLKKFQVDEKRRRVAQIEGMIADFQRMTAELEREIQIEQERAGISDPSHFAYPTYAKAAIQRRENLSRSAEELKVQLEDAKAQLGEAFEELKKVELLDERDQARERAEESAREQAEMDNIGLMRSRMTALA from the coding sequence ATGAAGTCAAGAGAGACGTTGATCCGTCTGAAGAAGTTTCAGGTCGATGAGAAGCGTCGGCGGGTTGCCCAGATCGAAGGGATGATCGCCGATTTCCAGCGCATGACCGCCGAGCTCGAGCGCGAAATCCAGATCGAGCAGGAGCGCGCCGGCATCAGCGATCCCTCGCATTTCGCCTATCCGACTTATGCCAAGGCCGCGATCCAGCGTCGGGAAAACCTGTCGCGGTCGGCCGAGGAGCTGAAGGTCCAGTTGGAAGATGCCAAGGCACAACTCGGCGAAGCCTTCGAGGAATTGAAGAAGGTGGAGCTGCTGGACGAGCGCGATCAGGCGCGCGAGCGGGCCGAGGAGAGCGCCCGCGAGCAGGCAGAGATGGACAATATCGGTCTGATGCGGTCGCGGATGACGGCCCTGGCCTGA
- a CDS encoding protein-glutamate O-methyltransferase CheR produces MIASEYEYLQKLLKERSGLVLSADKQYLVESRLIPLARRCNLGGLSELVQKMRFGDEALIVAVVEAMTTNETFFFRDKVPFDHFRDTIMPTLLSARKNRRSIRIWCAASSTGQEPYSLAMMLKEMGASLNGWRVEIVATDLSQEVLEKSKAGIFSQFEVQRGLPIQMLVKHFTQVNEMWQISPEIRAMVQFRQLNLLHDFSKLGVFDVIFCRNVLIYFDQETKVNVFNRLAKVIETDGFLLLGAAETVVGLNAGFNPYPERRGLYHPTPATASPSIVPALGARTIQAVR; encoded by the coding sequence GTGATCGCGTCCGAATACGAGTACCTGCAGAAACTCCTGAAGGAACGGTCGGGGCTGGTTCTGTCCGCGGACAAGCAGTACCTGGTCGAGAGCCGCCTGATTCCGCTGGCGCGCCGTTGCAATCTGGGCGGCCTCAGCGAGCTTGTGCAGAAGATGCGGTTCGGCGACGAGGCGCTGATCGTTGCCGTCGTCGAAGCGATGACCACGAACGAGACGTTCTTCTTCCGCGATAAGGTGCCGTTCGATCATTTCCGCGACACCATCATGCCGACGTTGCTGAGCGCCCGGAAGAACCGCCGGAGCATTCGCATCTGGTGCGCTGCCAGTTCCACCGGGCAGGAGCCTTATTCGCTGGCAATGATGCTGAAGGAGATGGGCGCTTCATTGAACGGCTGGCGCGTCGAGATCGTCGCCACGGACCTGTCGCAGGAGGTGTTGGAGAAATCCAAGGCCGGCATCTTCAGCCAGTTCGAGGTGCAGCGCGGTCTGCCGATCCAGATGCTGGTCAAGCACTTCACCCAGGTCAACGAGATGTGGCAGATCTCGCCCGAAATCCGCGCGATGGTGCAGTTCAGGCAGCTCAACCTGCTGCATGATTTCTCCAAGCTCGGCGTCTTCGATGTGATCTTCTGCCGCAACGTCCTGATCTATTTCGATCAGGAGACTAAGGTGAATGTCTTCAATCGCCTCGCCAAGGTGATCGAGACGGATGGCTTCCTGTTGCTGGGCGCTGCTGAAACCGTGGTCGGATTGAACGCCGGGTTCAATCCGTATCCGGAACGGCGCGGTCTCTATCATCCGACGCCAGCGACCGCGTCGCCGTCGATCGTGCCTGCCTTAGGCGCGCGGACGATCCAGGCGGTCCGCTGA
- the fliI gene encoding flagellar protein export ATPase FliI — MKALAEQIADIDAVDIYGRVVGVRGLMVEVAGPIHAMSVGARVVIETSPSRSIPCEVIGFAGANAVLMPFGGLDGVRRGCRAVIANAAALVRPSAAWLGRVVNAMGEPIDGKGPLPAGASPVPCRNSPPPAHARRRVGEPLDLGVRTINTFLTCCRGQRLGIFAGSGVGKSVLLSMLARNVDADVSVIGLVGERGREVQEFLQDDLGEEGLARSVVVVATSDEPALMRRQAAYLTLAIAEYFRDEGKDVLCLMDSVTRFAMAQREIGLSAGEPPTAKGYTPTVFTELPKLLERAGPGVDEGTITGIFTVLVDGDDHNEPVADAVRGILDGHIVMQRSIAERGRYPAINVLKSVSRTMPRSAHPDYLPLITRARQIMATYADMEELIRLGAYRAGSSAEVDEAISLHKPLEDFLRQGKGEASGLMEGYQRLAQILGDLETER, encoded by the coding sequence ATGAAGGCGCTCGCCGAGCAGATCGCTGACATCGACGCCGTGGACATCTATGGCCGCGTCGTTGGCGTGCGCGGCCTGATGGTCGAGGTCGCAGGGCCGATCCATGCGATGTCGGTCGGCGCGCGGGTGGTGATCGAAACCAGCCCCAGCCGTTCCATTCCCTGCGAAGTGATCGGGTTTGCCGGCGCCAACGCCGTGCTGATGCCCTTCGGCGGCCTGGACGGAGTACGGCGCGGCTGCCGCGCCGTCATTGCCAATGCTGCCGCTCTGGTCAGACCGTCAGCCGCCTGGCTCGGCCGGGTGGTCAACGCGATGGGGGAGCCGATTGACGGCAAGGGCCCGCTGCCGGCCGGGGCAAGTCCGGTTCCATGCCGCAATTCGCCGCCGCCCGCCCATGCCCGCAGGCGTGTGGGTGAACCGCTGGATCTCGGCGTCCGCACCATCAACACCTTCCTGACCTGCTGCCGCGGGCAGCGGCTCGGCATCTTCGCCGGTTCCGGCGTCGGCAAGTCGGTGCTGCTGTCGATGCTGGCGCGCAACGTCGATGCCGACGTATCGGTGATCGGCCTGGTCGGCGAGCGCGGTCGTGAGGTGCAGGAATTCCTGCAGGACGACCTTGGCGAAGAGGGCCTCGCGCGCTCGGTCGTGGTGGTGGCGACCTCGGACGAGCCGGCCTTGATGCGGCGGCAGGCCGCTTATCTGACGCTCGCGATCGCTGAATACTTTCGTGATGAAGGCAAGGATGTGCTGTGCCTGATGGATTCGGTGACGCGGTTTGCGATGGCGCAGCGTGAAATCGGCTTATCGGCCGGCGAGCCGCCGACTGCGAAAGGCTATACGCCTACGGTTTTCACCGAACTGCCGAAGCTGTTGGAGCGCGCTGGTCCCGGCGTGGACGAAGGGACGATTACGGGCATCTTCACCGTGCTGGTCGACGGCGATGATCATAACGAACCGGTGGCCGACGCCGTGCGCGGTATCCTCGACGGCCATATCGTCATGCAGCGGTCGATCGCGGAGCGCGGTCGTTACCCGGCGATCAATGTGTTGAAGTCGGTCTCGCGCACCATGCCGCGCTCGGCGCACCCGGATTACCTGCCGCTGATCACCCGAGCGCGACAGATCATGGCGACTTATGCCGACATGGAGGAGTTGATCCGGCTTGGCGCCTACCGGGCAGGCTCCAGCGCGGAGGTGGACGAAGCAATCAGCCTGCATAAGCCGCTGGAGGACTTCCTGCGTCAGGGCAAGGGCGAGGCATCGGGGTTAATGGAGGGTTATCAGCGGCTTGCTCAAATCCTCGGTGATTTGGAAACGGAACGCTAA